The DNA region ATCTGAATTTTTGTGTATTCTTCATAATTTTGTGGAGGAAGAATTGAGCTTACCGATTCCATAACGGAATAAGATTGAGTCTTAGACGCAACATAGATTAAATTTCCGTTTTTAAAAAGTTCAGGATAAGTGTAACCGTCTAATGTAATTTCGCTTAATGCTTGGCCTTTTTCGATATCAGATAGAGGCACAGCTCTTAAGCAATATTTTCCGTCAACTTCAGAAATAAGTTCAACCCCATAACTATTATTTATCGTTATAAAATTAACTATATTCCTTGCAAGAGTAAGAGCCCCTGTTACTTTAGGATTGCTTCTGTCTGATGCGTCTATAACCTGCAGTTCATCTGTAGATACTGAAAAAAGACGATTTGAAAGCTGCCTGCTTCTTAATACTTCGCCTTTTTGAGTTACCCAGCCCCTTGCATTAAGGTCATTGCTTGAATAATCAACAAGCTGCAATCGGTTTTCAGTAGTATAATAACCATTATTATACGAAGAAAAAGTATAAGGCAAAAGAATTAATCCCATATCATCAATAATAGTAAAAGCTTTAACGTCGGTATTTGCGGTGGAAGAACTCCAGCCAGAATTGTCTCCAAAGGATATTCTTTCAATAAGTCCTGGTTTTGAAGCATTTGCAACATCAAACAAAGACAAAGAAACTTTTTGTCCAGAGGTGTCATCAACTCCAAGAGCTATAAGATAATCGCCTCTTGGTTCAATATGAGTTGACCAGCCCGGAACTTCAAGTTCACCTTTAATTTCAGGCTTTTCAGGATTACTAATATCAATTATCCATAAAGGATCTATTCTTTCGTAAGTAACCATATAGGCTCTATCATTATCAAATCTTGTAGCGAAAAGTTGTTCGCCTTTGCCAAGCATTAATCTTCCTACAGTTTTTATATTATCAGGAGTGTTTACATCTATAACAAAAAGATAGCTTAAGCCTCCATTTTCCCATTGATAAGAGCATACTCGCAAATAACCATTATAATAATCCATTTTAAATTTATCTTGCACACTTCCATCAATATCTATTGACCCCCTTGTTTTGATTGTTCCATAAGGATCTGAAATATCAATGTAGCTTATTGTTGTCATATCAGTTTTATAATAATTTGTATTAGAAGCAATAAATATAGCCTTATCCGTAACATGAATAAATTTTGCCAGATCTCCATCAAACGATACTTCATCAATTTTGTTCATGGAACTTCCATCTGAAATATCAACAGAAGAAACAAACATTTTATTGCCTGTTTCACTTTTTACTCCTGAATCAGCATAAGCATAATAAATCTGGTTATATGATGAAACAACGTAAAGAATATTACCAACTATTCTTGAATCAGTTATTTCTCCTTTTATATCGTTAGCTTTAAGCTGCAAAGGAGATGTTTTGCTTGCTATATCAACTATAACTACTTGACTGTCATATTCCGATGATTCTGAATTTGAAGTATCGGTAGGATCTGCATAAACAGCTTGATTTATATTTGCCATCATAACATAGGCTTTGTTATTTCGGATATACATATCTACAGGTCTTCCTTTTATGGAAGTTTTGCTTGATATATACGGAGCATCTGGATTGGATATGTCGCAAATAATTAAGCCTTTGTATTGATTTAAAATATAAAGGTCAGTTCCTTCTATCTTTATTATATCCGCTTCTTCGATTTCACGAGCAACGTCTTTGGCTTCATTATCTTTTGGCGGAGTTGTACCATCTTCAGCGTAAAGAGCCGTTGCACCAGCATATTGACTTGCTAAAGCAGATACAAATTCGGATTGTTTTCCTGTAACATCAATGTTTGAGCTATTGTCAGAGCACGCAAAAAAACTGGATAGTAAAAATAAAATTAACCAGCTTAATTTAAATTTTTTGTAATTAATCATAAAATTTCCTCCTTAAACTTTTTTTCATTGTTATTAAAAGATTACTGTTTTTACTTTTTGATTAATTTTCTTAAAACTTATATACTTTGTCAAAAGAATAAAAGGAAGAAATTAGAAAAAATTGGTCAAAATATGGAAAAATTAAATTACAGGTATGATATTTGCTATAGCACTAAAAATTGGAAAACATCATGAAAAAAAATATTGAACTTTTAGCTCCAGCCGGGAATTTAGAATCAGGTATTATTGCTATAAATTCTGGCGCTGATGCTGTTTATATAGGTGCAAAAAAATACGGCGCAAGGGAAAAAGCTGGAAATACTTTAGAAGACATTGAAAAACTTTGCGCTTACGCCCATAAATACTGGACAAAGGTATATGTTACAATCAATACGATACTTTATGATCGAGAACTCACTGACGCTTTAAGCCTCATCAAAAATCTTTATGAAATAGGGATCGATGCAATTATAATTCAAGATATGGGGATTCTTGAGCTTAATATGCCTCCAATTCCTGTTATTGCAAGCACCCAAATGCATAATATTTCCATTGAAAAAATAAATTTTCTTGAAAAAGTTGGTTTTAAACGAGTGATTTTGCCTCGAGAATTATCTTTATCAGAAATAACTGAAATAAGTAAAAATAGTTGTATTGAGCTTGAAGTGTTCATTCATGGCTCATTATGCGTGAGTTACAGCGGACAGTGTTATCTTAGTTATGCAATCGGAGGACGTAGCGGAAATAGAGGAGAATGCGCTCAACCATGCAGAAAATCTTATAATTTAATGGACAGTAAAAATAATAAAATAATGGGGAATCGCCATTTTTTATGTTTGAAGGATTTAAATTTATCCGAATATATTAATGAGCTTATTG from Desulfobacterales bacterium includes:
- a CDS encoding beta-propeller domain-containing protein; translated protein: MINYKKFKLSWLILFLLSSFFACSDNSSNIDVTGKQSEFVSALASQYAGATALYAEDGTTPPKDNEAKDVAREIEEADIIKIEGTDLYILNQYKGLIICDISNPDAPYISSKTSIKGRPVDMYIRNNKAYVMMANINQAVYADPTDTSNSESSEYDSQVVIVDIASKTSPLQLKANDIKGEITDSRIVGNILYVVSSYNQIYYAYADSGVKSETGNKMFVSSVDISDGSSMNKIDEVSFDGDLAKFIHVTDKAIFIASNTNYYKTDMTTISYIDISDPYGTIKTRGSIDIDGSVQDKFKMDYYNGYLRVCSYQWENGGLSYLFVIDVNTPDNIKTVGRLMLGKGEQLFATRFDNDRAYMVTYERIDPLWIIDISNPEKPEIKGELEVPGWSTHIEPRGDYLIALGVDDTSGQKVSLSLFDVANASKPGLIERISFGDNSGWSSSTANTDVKAFTIIDDMGLILLPYTFSSYNNGYYTTENRLQLVDYSSNDLNARGWVTQKGEVLRSRQLSNRLFSVSTDELQVIDASDRSNPKVTGALTLARNIVNFITINNSYGVELISEVDGKYCLRAVPLSDIEKGQALSEITLDGYTYPELFKNGNLIYVASKTQSYSVMESVSSILPPQNYEEYTKIQIIDFSDISKPVFRGSIDVSTGYSALKKLTRSASIYPYYGSSNEIIQIKDNMLAFVITNNYYYPLYKYEFAVNTSESGSEDDSTPISKANSRILVIDMSNPDAPKQASELAIEEKYPQSFIAKNNILYFTYYINDGKYVDGFEEVKYYLGRIDLSDASKPVKLNSINIPGTCVDIDGEFLYTIESQWQDQSKQVYSFNSLKVKDDKAYLLGKVALDDYYYHVVISDGYAYLTGSYYYWNQTGSLNIINLKDPQNLVLYKNDISYQGSYLIGAKNFKVFMSAYSGIVCYDASDPSKVVMDEFYPQAYWSNEIYFSDDYAYLPLGYYGIWAKKL